A DNA window from Halostella salina contains the following coding sequences:
- a CDS encoding aldehyde dehydrogenase family protein → MSQQTGQETYRHYIDGEWTDGEGTETFESENPATGETLGEFRRGTEADIDRAMAAADEAFEEWRELSRIERAEYLWDIYHELRDRHQELGEVVTKECGKEISEGKADVTEAWHMVEWAAGDARHPKGDVVPSEIPEKDAYMRRKPRGVVGCITPWNFPVAIPFWHMAVSLVEGNTVVWKPAEQTPWCGQIIAEMFEDAGIPDGVFNMVQGFGDAGNAIVEDDRTDTVLFTGSAEVGQEVASKVGGTPGKLAACEMGGKNGIVITEEADLDIAVHSAVMSSFKTTGQRCVSSERLIVHSDVYDEFKERFVEVAEQVAVGDPLEEDTFMGPAIEPGHVEKIQRYNDLAEQEGANVLVDRAELDAEEIPEGHEDGNWVGPFVYEVDYDEDLRCLKEEVFGPHVALVEYEGDVDRAIEIHND, encoded by the coding sequence ATGAGTCAACAGACCGGCCAGGAGACCTACCGCCACTACATCGACGGCGAGTGGACCGACGGCGAGGGAACGGAGACGTTCGAGAGCGAAAATCCGGCGACGGGCGAGACGCTGGGCGAGTTCCGCCGGGGCACCGAGGCGGACATCGACCGCGCGATGGCCGCCGCCGACGAGGCCTTCGAGGAGTGGCGCGAACTCTCCCGGATCGAGCGGGCGGAGTACCTCTGGGATATCTACCACGAACTGCGGGACCGACACCAGGAACTGGGTGAGGTCGTCACCAAGGAGTGCGGCAAGGAGATCAGCGAGGGGAAAGCCGACGTGACCGAAGCGTGGCACATGGTCGAGTGGGCCGCCGGCGACGCCCGCCACCCGAAAGGCGACGTCGTGCCCTCCGAGATCCCCGAGAAAGACGCCTACATGCGCCGCAAACCGCGGGGCGTCGTCGGCTGTATCACGCCGTGGAACTTCCCGGTCGCCATTCCGTTCTGGCACATGGCCGTCTCGCTGGTCGAGGGCAACACCGTCGTCTGGAAGCCCGCCGAGCAGACGCCGTGGTGTGGCCAGATCATCGCCGAGATGTTCGAGGACGCCGGCATCCCCGACGGCGTGTTCAACATGGTGCAGGGCTTCGGCGACGCGGGCAACGCCATCGTCGAGGACGACCGCACCGACACCGTCCTCTTCACCGGTTCGGCGGAGGTCGGCCAGGAGGTCGCCAGCAAGGTCGGCGGCACGCCCGGCAAGCTCGCGGCCTGTGAGATGGGCGGCAAGAACGGCATCGTGATCACCGAGGAGGCCGACCTGGACATCGCCGTCCACTCGGCGGTGATGTCGAGCTTCAAGACGACGGGGCAGCGCTGCGTCTCCTCCGAGCGGCTGATCGTTCATTCGGACGTGTACGACGAGTTCAAGGAGCGGTTCGTCGAGGTCGCCGAGCAGGTCGCCGTCGGCGACCCGCTCGAGGAGGACACGTTCATGGGGCCGGCCATCGAGCCGGGCCACGTCGAGAAGATCCAGCGGTACAACGACCTGGCCGAGCAGGAGGGCGCGAACGTGCTGGTCGACCGGGCGGAACTGGACGCCGAGGAGATCCCGGAGGGCCACGAGGACGGGAACTGGGTCGGGCCGTTCGTCTACGAGGTCGACTACGACGAGGACCTGCGCTGTCTCAAGGAGGAGGTGTTCGGCCCCCACGTCGCGCTGGTGGAGTACGAGGGCGACGTCGACCGCGCCATCGAGATCCACAACGACA